From Candidatus Binataceae bacterium:
ATGGGCACGCAAACACCATTTCGGTGTCCTGCGCCATGCCAAACACCCGATCACCGTTGCAGGGAATGATCACCTTGGGGGCGCGGGTGGTCATGGTCTGGATTACGATTTCAGCGCAGTCGAGGCGCCCGCCGGTCGTGCTTTCGATCCGACCACCCCGCGTATAGAGCGCCGCGTTGACCAGGCGCATCACCTGCGCGCTGTTCGCATAGACCGCCACGATGTGAGGTTGGAAGGTCGCGCGGGAGAGCGGCGCTACGCAGACATGCGAGTAGCTCCCGGGTTCGAAGCGCCAGGTCCCGGCCTCAAGCCGGGTCGCGGCTTCTTCGTTCTCGCAGTACATGCCGGTCGATGCATAGCCGTGGAAGTACTCGTCGTTGGGTGCGCGAAACCCGAATGCGATCGCCGAGAGCGGACAGATGACGTCCTCCTTGCCCACCGCGATGCCCCATCCGTAACGGCGCGCCACTCCGATCGACTGGCACACGATCCAGTGCTCGCCCATGCTCTGGCTGGGAACCTTAAGACCCTCGGGCAGCGGCTCGCCCGCCTTAAGCATTCGGATTCCGAGCGGAAAAGTGTCGGGCCTGACATAGCGCCCGATCGCTTCGTCGAGGGTCTTGAGCTTTTGTGCGACGTCGATGTCCATGAATCCCTTCTGGGCACATCACTGCCGAGATCATGCCCTAGTTCATAGAACTAGCCGAACCGTCGCAAAGCGGCAAAGGCGCGGCCCGTTTCAGATGTGGGATTGTTGAACCGGGGTTGGGCCGACCGCAGAGGGAGCGATCGGAGCCACCCGTGCAGGATGATGCTTCGCATCCGAGGAGGGAGTTATCTCTACCCGCGCCACCCCCCTCTTGGTAATGCCCAGCTTTTGCGCAGCCCGCTTGGACAGATCCAACGTCCGCCCGCGTACACGCGGACCACGATCGTTGATCCGCACCTCCACCGAACGGCCATTCTGAGGATTGGTGACCACCACGTGTGACCCGAGCGGTAAGGTTTTCGACGCCGCAGTCATCGCGTTCTCGTTGAAGCGCTCCCCGGTAGTCGTGCGGCGGCCGTTGAACCCGGGGCCATACCAGGAGGCGAGTTCCTGCTTCGGCCTCGAAGCAGGAGGAGGGAGGCGGACCTGCGGCACCGGCACGGGTACCGGCGGTGGCGCCGGCACTTCTTCAGGCACGCTGTAACATCCGCTGAGCCCCGCCAGCGTCGAGAGCGCGAAGCTCAGGGCGATAATTCTGAGGGGCGCGCAACGCCCAAAGGTTGATGAGATCATCATGGACATTCCGCCGATCTCGCGAACCTGCCGCCTGCGGGCCATTGCGAAACCGATCCGTCTTGGTCAGGAGCATTTCGATCCCGCCGGCGCTGGCAAAAGTTTCAACTCGACCGCGGCAAAGAAGAGCTCGTGCCGGAGAGACCGCTATTATGTGGCTTAGCGGAAAGGCTGGGTCGCAAGCGCCGTGCCAGTCAAATCTGCTCGACATAACCAGCCTTGATGGCACTGGCACAAACGTCCCAAGGTCTGGCACACGAAAGGGCTTGGTAGAAATTGGACCTCGGCCTTGAAGATCCTACCGTTAATTCTTCAGGAGCAATCCTTCGCCTTGCGCGAAGGATTTGCTCAAGCCTTCAATTAACTCGCAGTGAAGTGCTTCACCATCATCAACAGACAGAGTGAAAGCGCAAATAGTCACGGAGCTGCGAACGGATTCAGTCGGGTCTAACGAGGCGCGCCGCGAAGAAACCGTCCAATCCGCCCAGGTCGGGCCGTGTTCGCAATATACCCTGAGCGTCAAGCAGACCCTTGAAAACGGCGCGGTTGGAGGCGTGCAAATCGAGGTGAAAAGCTGGGTGCTTATCCAGGAAAGCACGCACCACGTCCTGACCTTCCTCGGGGGCGAGACTACAGACCGAGTAGACCATTGCACCCCCCGGCCTCACCAGCGCGGCAGCATTTGTGAGCATTCGCGACTGCAACACCGCCATTCGAGCAGGGTCATTCGGCGCAACACGCCAGCGAATCTCGGGATGTTCCCGCAACGTGCCGAGCCCCGTGCAAGGCGCATCGAGTAGCACGCAGTCGAACCTGCCCGCCAGGGGCAATGGTGACGAAGTATCCGCTTGCACGAATTGGACGTTCCGATGACCCAATTGACGGCACAGGCGGCGCGCATTCTTTAGACCGGCAAAGTTCGTATCGACTGCCGTCACGCGACCATCCGGGCCCACAAGCTCCGCAAGATGTGCCGCCTTGCCTCCGGGAGCCGCCGCGCAATCCGCCACCGCCGCACCGCCGGGCGGCGCAAGCAGCCGCGCGACCAGCTGGGATGCTTCGGACTGCGCTTGGAAAAACCCTCCACGATAGGTTGGCGAATCGAATCGGGCAGCACCCTTAAGGGTCGCGGTCTCCGGAAAACACGCCACCTGTTCGACCTCCATGCCGTCCGCCTGGAGGCGCCGAACTATCTGCTCGCGTGACGCTCTGGCTAAATTGAGCCGTACCACGTTGGGCGCCGCCTCGTTGTTGGCGGCCATCAGCCCTTCCGCCGCATCCTGACCGAACCAATCGAGGAATCGTTCGACCAGCCAGCGCGGATGCGAATATTCGATGGCGAGCCATCCAATCTCATCGTCGCTGCGGGCGGGCAGCGCAACCTTCTCCCGAGTGGCGCGGCGCATTACCGCGTTTACGAATCCTGCGGTCGCTCTCGCCTCGTGGCTTCGCTTTGCAAGCTCCACCGAGGTAGAGACAGCCGCGTGCGGCGCGATGCGATCGAGAAACCGAATCTGCAGCAAGCCCATCCGCATGATGGTCAACGCTTCGGGTTGTATTCCAGCAAGGTCGCGACCGCAGAAACGCTCCAGCTCGTAGTCGAGCCGTGCCCGCCATGCAATGGTCCCCAGCACCAGCCGGGTCGTCAGCCGGCGATCGGGGGGTGGGAGAGCTGGAACGCGGGTACCGAGCATAGCATCGGCGTAACTTCCGCGGCGCTCCACCGCCATCAGGATTTCTAGCGCGATCTGGCGTGCAGGCAGGCCGACAGAACTTCCGGAGGGTACGCCCCGATCGTGCCGGGCGGCGGTTTTCATGTTCCGAGCTGGCTGGCGATGGAAATTCGACGGCCGTGGAGGAAATCCGCTGCGCGCATCCGTTTGCGGCCCGGCGCCTGGACTTCGAGTAGAGCGAGCTGACCGCGACCGCATTGCACGACCGGCATAGGCTTAAGTGCAACGATGCCGCCCACAGCCCCGCCGGTGGTCGGTGCGGAGGCGACCGATCCTCGCCAGATCATCAGCCACTCGCCATTTAGGGTCGTTCGCGCCACCGGCCAGGGATCGTAAGCGCGCACCATCCGTTCGATAGTGGCGGCATCGGCACTCCAGTCGATTATCGCGTCCTCTTTCTTTACCGGCTTGGTCCAAGTCGCCGCGGATTCGTCCTGCAGGGTCTCATGCGAGTTGCCCCGGGCGATATGATCGAGCGCATCGAGCAGCGCCGCCGCGCCCAGCTCGGCGAGCTTGGCCTTTAACGAACCTTGCGTGTCGTCAGGCGCGATCGGAATTGCGCGCTTCAGCAGCATCGGACCGGCATCCATCTCCGACACCATGCGCATGATGGTGACGCCTGTCTCCACGTCGCCCGACAAGATAGCTCCTTCAATCGGAGCGGCGCCCCGATGACGAGGCAGCAGCGAAGCGTGCACGTTGATCGGCAGCAACCGTGGTGCTTTGAGAATCGCTTGCGGCAGGATACGCCCATAAGCTGCGACCACCAGCACGTCGGGCTCGAACCCGCGGAGTTCCGCAAGAAACTCGGCCGTCTTGATGCGGGTCGGTTTCAGGGTCGCAATTTTGTGAGTGGCCGCGACCGCACCCACTTCACTGGGCGAAAGTGTGAGCCCGCGGCCGCGCGCTTCGTCGGGGCGCGTAACCACGGCCACCACGCGAAAGCGCGGATCGCCGGCCCTGACCAAACGATCGAGAATATGAGCCGCCAGGGCCGGCGTTCCCATGAAGATGATCTTAAGCCCAGCGCCGAGGTCAGATTCGGACCGTGGAGGGACGCTCATCGGCTTTGCCCTCCTTGATCATTTTCTTGAGCTTGCGGCGATACAGCTCGCGCTTGATGCGGCTGATCCGGTCTATGAACAGCTTGCCATCGAGATGATCTATCTCATGCTGGAGGGCGACCGCGAGCAACTCCTCGGCCTCGATCTCGATTTCCTTCTGTTCGGGCGTCCACGCCCGGACGAGTACCTTGGCGGCGCGTTCCACGTCCGCGGAAAAGTCGATCACCGAAAGGCATCCTTCCTCCCAGATGATCTTACCTTCCGCCGCCACCACTCGCGGGTTGATAAGCTTGAGCAGATGTTTGCCCGGCTCCTCGTGGTCGGGATCGAGCACGATGATGCGCTTTGACTCCCCAACCTGGGGAGCGGCGAGTCCCACACCGGGCGCAGCGTACATGGTCTGCGCCATGCTGTCGACTAACGAATTCAGATCACCGTTGATGTTCTCGACCGGGCGGGCTGGCCGTTTGAGAACCTCGTCGGGGAATTTGCGTATCCGCAGGAGCGCCATCGATCCGGTTCAAAAAATCAAGCTATCAGAGCATCGGGCTCCTCGAAAGCCGTCGAACCGACCCATCTTCGATTATCAATTGCAGCCTCACGGTGGACGGGAAAGGGATTGGCCCAGATGGCCCGGGAAATCTTTTCTATCTGGTTTTCGCACAAATTGGCCTTCACTGCTGGCAAACGATCCAAACGCCGGCCAATTTGCGATTGAGCCATGGAGTGATGCGGCGCTCGTCAGCAGCAGCTTGGCTCGCCTTGGCGGCGAACAGAAGAAACACTGCTTATGAAGATGCGGCAGTTTGGGCCGCGATAGAATCTAAACTGCAATCCATTGCGGAACCCGCGATTGGCTACTGGCAACCGGACTCCATAAACATCACTTTGTCCTCGGTGTGTAGTTGGGCCGTCTGGTCGGGACACTCGGAACGAACTAGTAGAGTCTTGACGCAGAGGTGCCGCAGTTTGGGCACAAGCTCGCTCCCTCGACGAGAACGATTCCGAGGAAATCGTCTCGCGGCTGCGAACAGTCTAACTTAGCCTCGAAGCCTGCAGCACCGAGCCCG
This genomic window contains:
- a CDS encoding septal ring lytic transglycosylase RlpA family protein, which produces MARRRQVREIGGMSMMISSTFGRCAPLRIIALSFALSTLAGLSGCYSVPEEVPAPPPVPVPVPQVRLPPPASRPKQELASWYGPGFNGRRTTTGERFNENAMTAASKTLPLGSHVVVTNPQNGRSVEVRINDRGPRVRGRTLDLSKRAAQKLGITKRGVARVEITPSSDAKHHPARVAPIAPSAVGPTPVQQSHI
- the rsmB gene encoding 16S rRNA (cytosine(967)-C(5))-methyltransferase RsmB, whose translation is MKTAARHDRGVPSGSSVGLPARQIALEILMAVERRGSYADAMLGTRVPALPPPDRRLTTRLVLGTIAWRARLDYELERFCGRDLAGIQPEALTIMRMGLLQIRFLDRIAPHAAVSTSVELAKRSHEARATAGFVNAVMRRATREKVALPARSDDEIGWLAIEYSHPRWLVERFLDWFGQDAAEGLMAANNEAAPNVVRLNLARASREQIVRRLQADGMEVEQVACFPETATLKGAARFDSPTYRGGFFQAQSEASQLVARLLAPPGGAAVADCAAAPGGKAAHLAELVGPDGRVTAVDTNFAGLKNARRLCRQLGHRNVQFVQADTSSPLPLAGRFDCVLLDAPCTGLGTLREHPEIRWRVAPNDPARMAVLQSRMLTNAAALVRPGGAMVYSVCSLAPEEGQDVVRAFLDKHPAFHLDLHASNRAVFKGLLDAQGILRTRPDLGGLDGFFAARLVRPD
- the def gene encoding peptide deformylase, yielding MALLRIRKFPDEVLKRPARPVENINGDLNSLVDSMAQTMYAAPGVGLAAPQVGESKRIIVLDPDHEEPGKHLLKLINPRVVAAEGKIIWEEGCLSVIDFSADVERAAKVLVRAWTPEQKEIEIEAEELLAVALQHEIDHLDGKLFIDRISRIKRELYRRKLKKMIKEGKADERPSTVRI
- the fmt gene encoding methionyl-tRNA formyltransferase, with translation MSVPPRSESDLGAGLKIIFMGTPALAAHILDRLVRAGDPRFRVVAVVTRPDEARGRGLTLSPSEVGAVAATHKIATLKPTRIKTAEFLAELRGFEPDVLVVAAYGRILPQAILKAPRLLPINVHASLLPRHRGAAPIEGAILSGDVETGVTIMRMVSEMDAGPMLLKRAIPIAPDDTQGSLKAKLAELGAAALLDALDHIARGNSHETLQDESAATWTKPVKKEDAIIDWSADAATIERMVRAYDPWPVARTTLNGEWLMIWRGSVASAPTTGGAVGGIVALKPMPVVQCGRGQLALLEVQAPGRKRMRAADFLHGRRISIASQLGT
- a CDS encoding DUF169 domain-containing protein, with the translated sequence MDIDVAQKLKTLDEAIGRYVRPDTFPLGIRMLKAGEPLPEGLKVPSQSMGEHWIVCQSIGVARRYGWGIAVGKEDVICPLSAIAFGFRAPNDEYFHGYASTGMYCENEEAATRLEAGTWRFEPGSYSHVCVAPLSRATFQPHIVAVYANSAQVMRLVNAALYTRGGRIESTTGGRLDCAEIVIQTMTTRAPKVIIPCNGDRVFGMAQDTEMVFACPWDFVDELLKGLDGTQRGGVRYPIPVAMRGTVTMPKHYQDLFKMLEGADKGGDKRQ